The genomic interval GCACGGGCGTCATCTACGTCACCGCCGAGGCCACGCGCCGAGGCTACCGTTCCAGCGACCCCGACTGGTGCAACCTGGGCCAGGGGCAGCCGGAGACGGGAGACCTGCCGGGCGCCCCACCCCGGCTGAGCACGGTGAACATCGACGTGGCGGACATGGAGTACGCCCCCGTCGCCGGCCTGTGGGACGTGCGCGAGGCCATCGCCAGCCTCTACAACCGCCTCTACCGCCGGGGCATGCCCAGCCAGTACAGCGCGGAGAACGTGTGTCTGTCGGGCGGAGGACGCGCGGCCCTCACGCGCGCGGCGGCCAGCCTGGGCAGCATCAACCTGGGCCACTTCCTGCCGGACTACACGGCCTACGAGGAGCTGCTGGACGTCTTCAAGGCGTTCACCGCCATCCCCATCCTCCTGGAGGGAGAGCGCGGCTACGCCTTCACCCACGAGGACCTGCGCCGCGAGGTGCAGGGGCGCGGCCTGTCCGCGCTGCTCTTCTCCAACCCGTGCAATCCCACCGGCAAGCTGGTGCACGGAGAGGAGATGGCGCGCTGGGTGGGCGTGGCTCGAGAGCAGGAGTGTGTGCTGCTCATCGACGAGTTCTATTCGCACTACATCTGGACGGGCCGCCCCGGGCACCTGCCCGTCGAGAGCGCCGCGCGCTACGTCGAGGATGTGAATCGCGACCCGATTGTCATGTTCGATGGCTTCACCAAGAACTGGCGCTATCCGGGTTGGCGCATGACGTGGACGGTGGGCCCCAAGCAGGTGATTGAGGCCGTCTCCAGCGCGGGCAGCTTCCTGGACGGTGGTGGCAGCCGTCCTCTTCAGCGCGCGGCCATTCCCCTGCTCCAGGAGGAGCCGGTGGTCGCGGAGACGCAGGCCATCCACACGGCGTTCCGCGAGAAGCGGGACCGGTTCCACTCGCGGCTGGAGCGGCTGGGCATCCGCACGGACCGGGCGCCGGATGGGACGTTCTACGTCTGGGGCAACGTGTCCGGACTGCCCGCGCCGCTCAACGACGGCATGGGCTTCTTCCGCGCGGCGCTGGAGCAGAAGATCATCACCGTGCCCGGTGAGTTCTTCGACGTGAATCCGGGCAAGCGCCGCGCCCGGCCCTCGCGCTTCCGCAGCTACGTGCGCCTGTCCTTCGGCCCATCCATGGAGGTGTTGGAGAAGGCCCTCGGACGGCTGGAGGCCATGGTGCTCCAGCACAGCCGCGTCTGACACGCGACGTCCGCTTGTGCCCCGGCCAGAAGCTCTATGCTGGGGCGCACATGAGACTGCCCTCCTCCCGGCTCGCGCTTCTCGGCGTCCTCTACTTCGTGCAGGGGATGCCGTTCGGCTTCCAAGCCACCGCGCTCCCCGTCTATCTGCGCGAGCGAGGGGTGTCGCTCACCACGCTGGGCTTTGTCGGAGTCCTCGCGTTGCCGTGGGGGCTCAAGGCCCTGTGGGCGCCGCTGGTGGACCGCTACTACTCCTCGCGGTGGGGACGCCGCCGCTCGTGGATTCTCCCCATGCAGGCGGGCCTGACGCTCACGTGTGTGGCGGCGGGGCTGCTCGCATCGGAGGGAGGTTCGCTGAAGCTTCTGCTCGGGCTCATCCTGGTGATGAACCTCTTCGCGGCGACCCAGGACATCGCGGTCGATGGGCTCGCGGTGGACATGCTTCGGCCGGAGGAGTTGGGGCTGGGCAACTCGGTGCAGGTGGTGGGCTACAAGCTGGGCATGCTCACCGGAGGGGGATTGCTGGTCTGGGCCAGCAAGTACCTGGGCTGGTCCGGCCTGTTCCTCGCCATGGGCGCGCTGTGTGCCGTGGCCCTCGGGGTCACGATGCTCGCGCGCGAGGCCCCAGCGCGCGAGCCCACCTCCATGCCGTCCGCTGGAAGCGCCGAGCCCCGGTTGAGCTGGGCGCAGTGGTGGGAGCACCTTCGGGCCCTGGTGGCGCGACCGGGTGTCGGCTGGCTGCTGCTCTTCATCGGCACGTACAAGCTGGGCGAGACGATGGCGGACGTCCTCTACAAGCCCTTCCTCGTCGACGCGGGCATTCCCGCGTGGCGCATCGGGCAGTGGGTGGGGACGTGGGGCAACGCGGCGTCCATCGCGGGCTCCATCGCGGGGGGAGTGCTCGCCATGCGGATGCCCATGCTGGGGGCGCTGGCGCTCACCGCGTCGCTGCGCGTGCTGCCGCTGGTGGGGCGCTGGTGGCTGGCGAGCCATGGCGTCAGCGACGAGGGAGTCATTGGCGTCACGCTCGCGGAGGAGCTGGTGGGCGGCGCGCTCACGACGGTGATGTTCGCGTTCATGATGTCGCGCGTGGACCGGAGCATCGGCGCGACACACTACACACTGCTGGCCAGCATCGAGGTCTGGGGCAAGGCGCCCGCGGGCCCGCTCGCGGGATGGCTCGCGGATTCAACCCATGGGCTCGGGTGGGGTTACGCGCCGGTGTTCCTCTTGGGCGCCGCGCTGTCCGTGGCCTTCCTCGTGCTGCTGATTCCGATGCGGCAACAGCATGCGCGCGCCGTGGCCGTTGTGCCCACGAGCGGGTGAGCACCTCACGGGTCCGCGGGAGCGTGCTTCAGCGCCGCACGCGCCACTCGAGGCCCGCGGGAGGAAAGGTGCCTCCCACGTGCGTCCACTCGATGCGCACCTGACGGCGGCCCTCGGGTGGAAGCTCGAGGACCGCCAGCACTCGGCCCTCTCCACGCTGGTTGACGCGGACATCCACGCGTTGACCATCCACCTTCATCGCGAGATTCAGGACACCAGCCTGCGGGAAGAACTGCTCCTCGGGATGTTGCCGAGGCGACGTGAGCAGCAGTTCCACCTCGCATGGCTCCGGGTCCTGATTCTCCAGCGTGTACGCGAGTTCGTACGAGACGCCACGGCCGCCATCACAAGTCCGTGGCGTTCGCGAGGTCTCGCTCCGGGTGGTGGGAGTCAATGTCCCCACGTCGGCCCCGAGGCCCGAGTGTCCATGGGGCATGGACATGACGAGGTCGCCATCGACGTCGCCGCGAGACAGGCGCAGGGTGCGGCCACCGACGAAGACACTCCCTGCTTCGAGCACGCCTTGCCGTGGAGGAAAGGCGGCAATGGTGAGGAGGGATTCATCGTCGCCGCTGGTGGCCAGTGGGTAGTCGCCTCGCGCGATGGCGGCGAGGTCTTCAGCGGTGAGCGTGAGCGGGCTGGACACCGTCGCCACCCGGAATCGAGCGCCTGGGTCCACTTGTCCCCTCGCGTCCACGGCCGTGAAGTTCACGAGCGCGCAGAGCGTTCCAGCCTTCTCGTGGCGAGCCTCCAGGACGAGCGCCGTCGCACCCGGCTTCACGGTGAGCCGGCCCTCGAAGGTGCCTCGAGTGCCCAGGCGCACGGACTCGAGTCGGGACAGGTCGAGGTCATCACGGAGCAGAGGATGGGCCTCGCGCTCTTGTTCGGAGCGGAGGTCCAGGTGTGAATCCATCAGGCCCGACGCGAGCACCGCCGAGGGGCCTCGGAAGAACAGCCCTCGTGGGTCAGGCACCTTGCCTTGCTCCGTGGACACAAGGCCCGTGACATCCTCGTCGAGTGGCTCTTGGTGATGAGGGTTGAAGGGCTCGCCTCGTGCGTCGCGTGGAAACTGGGGCGTGAGGTACTTGGAGAAGAGGCCACCCTTGATGTCGAGGTGGATGGGCCGGCCCGAGGTGTTTCGAACCACGACGGAGCAACGCTGCGGGCCCTCTGGGGGCGAGGACTGGACTCGCCGTCCCTCGAGGTTCTCCGCGAAGGTCTCGCCCACGCGATTGACGGCGCGAAGGAAGAGGCGAGCCTGGCTGGAGAAGGTGTAGCCGCCCTCAATCTTCCCAGGAACCGTGCGCCCCATCGTCGACCCAAGCACACCGGATGTGCGGACCGTCTCCGGGTTCGCGTGGACGAGCAGCGGTGCCCCCATGAAGGTGCCCTGAACAGGCAGAAGCGCGGAGATGGGGAGAACCTCTCCATCGAGAGCACCCATAGCGAGGGAGGGCCGCAGGTGCTTCCGCGCCGCACGCTCGGCGGGAGCCTCTCGCGACTCATCGCCGGACTCGACCGTGGGTTCGGACTCCTCGAGCGCCTTGGACAAAGCGGGACGCGTGAGCGCCCGCGCCTTGCGCTCGGAGGGAGCCGCTCCCGACTCATCCTCAGGCTCAACCACGGGCTCGGAGTCCTCAAGCACCTTGGACAATGCGGGACGCGTGAGCGCCCGCGCCTTGCGCTCGGAGGGAGCCGCTCCCGACTCATCCTCGGACTCGACCGCGGGCTCGGAGTCCTCAAGCACCTTGGACAATGCGGGACGTGCGAGCTTCCGTGCCTTGCGCGCGGCGGGAGCCTCTCGTGACTCATCGCCGGGCTCGACCGCGGGCTCGGAGTTGGCACGTGCCGTGGACGGAGTGGTGAGCAGGTCCGGGGCCTGGATGCCCACGCGCGGAGTCTTCCGCGAGGGCTGCGGGCGCGCCTCGGGTTTCGCCGCGGGCCTGGCCACGTCCTTGGGAGCCCGTGCACTCGCGGTCCGCTGCGGCTGGGCACTCGCCGCCCCCTTCGCGGATGGAGTCCCTGCCGCCTGCTTCGCCTGTGCCCTCGGAGCGGCCGAACTCGCGGCCGGCTTCGCTTGCCCCTTCGGAGCCACGGTGTTCGCCGCCACCTTCTGCACCGGCGCGGGCGCGGCCTTGCGCGCGGAGTCCGCCCCCTGCGCGGCGGCGGCCTTTCCTCCCCCCAACGAGGCACGTGTCGGAGCAGCGGCTTTCGCGGAGGAGCGTCTCGAAGGTGGCTTCGCGGGAGGCATGACCGCGATCCTCACAGAGAACGCGGCCGGAAGTCGCCTTGACTCGACACATGTGCGCCTGGGTCTCCCTGGCCCCTCACCAGACACATCCTCACATCACGCCCGAGCCCACTTCCTCCACGCCACTCCGGTGACGGCGAGCACCCCCATCGCGGGCAGCATCCAAGGCAGCCCCCTGGCGAGCCGATGCTCCCAGACATCCACGCGGTCGGCCACGAGCAGCAACATCCAGTGCCGGGCCCGATGGTCTGGAATCCGGTAGGCCGCCCTCCGAAGCAAGCCGCTCAGCCACCGGGGCGGCTGCGCGGTGCCGTACACCGGAGGCAGCCGCGCGCGCCCCGCATGCTTGAACACACGCACGCCGGAGAGCTGCAATCGAATGGGCGCACGCGCTCCCGCGAGCGGATGCGGAATCGTCTCCATCGGGACACCGGGACGGCTGGAGAACTCCAGGTCCGCGGCGGCACCGGGAACAGGTCTGTTCGGCATGATGTGACGCCTCCTGGTCAGGCCCGCCCTGGCGTGAGGACACATTTGACGCAGCCATCACGCTTCTGGGCGAACAAGTGGTACGCCTCCGGCGCCGCTTCCAATGGCATCCGATGGGAGATGATGGCCTTCGCGTCGATGAGCCCCTCCCGGATGCGCTTCAGCAGGTGCGGCATGTAGCGGCGCACGTTGCACTGGTTCATCCGCAGCGTGAGGCCCTTGTTCATCGCGGTGCCAATGGGCAGCACGTTCCACGGGGGCCCATACACACCCACGATGGAGACGTTGCCCCCTTTGCGAACGGCATCGATGCACCACGTCAGCACCGTGGGCGCGCCCGCCTCCAGCTTCAGCCCCAGGCCGAGCACCCGCTGCGTCACGGAGCCCGTCGCCTCCATGCCCACCGCGTCGATGCACACGTCCGGGCCACGGCCATCGAACAGCTCCTTCAAGTACATGACGATGTCCCCCACCTCCCGGGAGTTCACCGTCTCCACCCGCGCATAACGCTCCGCGAACTCGAGCCGGTACGGGACAGGGTCCACCGCCACCACGCGCCCGGCGCCCATCAGCCACGCGGACCGCATGGCGAACAGCCCCACCGGCCCCGCGCCGAACACCACCACCGTCTCGCCGCCTTTGATTTCCCCCATCTCCGCGCCCATGTAGCCCGTCGGGAGGATGTCGCCGAGGAACAGCACCTCCTCGTCCTCCATGTCGTCCGGAATCTTCAGGGGCCCCACGTCCGCGAAGGGCACTCGCACGTACTCCGCCTGGCCTCCGTCGTAGCCCCCCGTCGTATGGGAATAGCCAAACACACCACAGGCCACGTCGCTCGACGGGTTGCTGTTCTCACACAGCGCCGTGAGTCCGCGCTCGCAGTAGAAGCAGATGCCACAGGAGATGTTGAACGGCACCACCACCCGGTCCCCCTTGTGCAACTGGGTGACCTCCGAGCCCAGCTCCTCCACGACGCCAGTGAACTCGTGACCGAAGGTGTGGCCCACCCGCGTGTCCGGCACCAGGCCGTGCATCAAGTGCAGGTCCGAGCCGCAGATGGCGGTGCGTGTCACCCGGAGGATGACATCCTGAGGATGCTCCAGCCGAGGGGCTGGCTTGTCCTCCACTCGGACCTTGAAGGGTCCCTGGTATGTCAGTGCGCGCATGAGGGCCTCGCTCCCGTTGTCTTACGGGTGACGATGCCCACGCCCCACGGCAAGGCGCACCAACACCAGGCCCCTGCCCGCCCTCCTGCTCTCGGCGGTGAAGACGCGCTTAGTCGCCAGCGGGCTCGACCGGGAGCTCCGTCGCGCGCCACAGGTACCAGCTCACCACCGAGCGCCAGGGACGCCACCTCTCACCGAACTCCAGGAGCGCCTTGGGGCGCGGCATCTCCTGGAGCCCATACGTGAGCATGAAGCCCTTGCGCACACCGAAGTCATCCACCGGCAACACATCCGGCCGCCCCAGCCGGAAGATGAGCAACATCTCCACCGTCCACTGTCCAATGCCGCGCACCTGCGTGCAGTGCTCGATGAGCTCCTCATCCTCCATGCGCCGCACGCGGGACAACGGAGGCACCGTGCCATCCAGCGACTTGCGCGCCAGGTCCTGCAACGCGGCCAGCTTGTTGGCGGACAGGCCCGCTTCACGCAACTCCGTCTCCGAAGCCGCCAGCAGCGCCTGAGGTGTGAAGCGCCGCCCCTTGCCCACCCGCTCACAGACCCGCGCGAAGATGGCCGCGGCGG from Myxococcus stipitatus carries:
- a CDS encoding pyridoxal phosphate-dependent aminotransferase encodes the protein MSDDVTTIPAFRSVPRTGVIYVTAEATRRGYRSSDPDWCNLGQGQPETGDLPGAPPRLSTVNIDVADMEYAPVAGLWDVREAIASLYNRLYRRGMPSQYSAENVCLSGGGRAALTRAAASLGSINLGHFLPDYTAYEELLDVFKAFTAIPILLEGERGYAFTHEDLRREVQGRGLSALLFSNPCNPTGKLVHGEEMARWVGVAREQECVLLIDEFYSHYIWTGRPGHLPVESAARYVEDVNRDPIVMFDGFTKNWRYPGWRMTWTVGPKQVIEAVSSAGSFLDGGGSRPLQRAAIPLLQEEPVVAETQAIHTAFREKRDRFHSRLERLGIRTDRAPDGTFYVWGNVSGLPAPLNDGMGFFRAALEQKIITVPGEFFDVNPGKRRARPSRFRSYVRLSFGPSMEVLEKALGRLEAMVLQHSRV
- a CDS encoding MFS transporter is translated as MRLPSSRLALLGVLYFVQGMPFGFQATALPVYLRERGVSLTTLGFVGVLALPWGLKALWAPLVDRYYSSRWGRRRSWILPMQAGLTLTCVAAGLLASEGGSLKLLLGLILVMNLFAATQDIAVDGLAVDMLRPEELGLGNSVQVVGYKLGMLTGGGLLVWASKYLGWSGLFLAMGALCAVALGVTMLAREAPAREPTSMPSAGSAEPRLSWAQWWEHLRALVARPGVGWLLLFIGTYKLGETMADVLYKPFLVDAGIPAWRIGQWVGTWGNAASIAGSIAGGVLAMRMPMLGALALTASLRVLPLVGRWWLASHGVSDEGVIGVTLAEELVGGALTTVMFAFMMSRVDRSIGATHYTLLASIEVWGKAPAGPLAGWLADSTHGLGWGYAPVFLLGAALSVAFLVLLIPMRQQHARAVAVVPTSG
- a CDS encoding zinc-dependent alcohol dehydrogenase → MRALTYQGPFKVRVEDKPAPRLEHPQDVILRVTRTAICGSDLHLMHGLVPDTRVGHTFGHEFTGVVEELGSEVTQLHKGDRVVVPFNISCGICFYCERGLTALCENSNPSSDVACGVFGYSHTTGGYDGGQAEYVRVPFADVGPLKIPDDMEDEEVLFLGDILPTGYMGAEMGEIKGGETVVVFGAGPVGLFAMRSAWLMGAGRVVAVDPVPYRLEFAERYARVETVNSREVGDIVMYLKELFDGRGPDVCIDAVGMEATGSVTQRVLGLGLKLEAGAPTVLTWCIDAVRKGGNVSIVGVYGPPWNVLPIGTAMNKGLTLRMNQCNVRRYMPHLLKRIREGLIDAKAIISHRMPLEAAPEAYHLFAQKRDGCVKCVLTPGRA
- a CDS encoding DNA-3-methyladenine glycosylase 2 family protein — translated: MLRPAPSAPSLLPEAFTPQVRRTLTRADPKLGALMKRVGAFRFQLGPLHSPFAALAESIVYQQLHGKAAAAIFARVCERVGKGRRFTPQALLAASETELREAGLSANKLAALQDLARKSLDGTVPPLSRVRRMEDEELIEHCTQVRGIGQWTVEMLLIFRLGRPDVLPVDDFGVRKGFMLTYGLQEMPRPKALLEFGERWRPWRSVVSWYLWRATELPVEPAGD